In one Brassica oleracea var. oleracea cultivar TO1000 chromosome C9, BOL, whole genome shotgun sequence genomic region, the following are encoded:
- the LOC106317404 gene encoding F-box protein DOR-like: MRTRRQKILEDRQAVVERLIAGETSLQIPDDLIFEILLRLPAKCIARGRCLSKLWASILDRQEFTDHYLKRSSARPQLLFAFQDRCKVFFFSAPQDDNSSLITASYHMSFPVNRVKEIYSPISGLVCVKDERILKGMKTPVTVWVICNPSTGQYFTLPRMKTRNNKCDVRSFFGYDPVEKQFKVLSMTTLAHGKRDLAIYKEHQVLTLQTGKLSWRMIECDVPHHHGINSICINGVLYYKAKNGADSSTYGKDIIVTFDVRSEKFGFIEVDKPFIPVHTLINFNGKLASLESYSFNRRSPIHLWVLDDIEKNEWSKHVYKLPASWEDVVGDADLYCVKVTASNEVVLSGYYQRSPFYVFYYSLEKETVRRVEIQGMEAFKHFQVYTFVDHVEDVKRMKGVLGLALK; encoded by the coding sequence ATGAGAACACGGCGGCAAAAGATCTTGGAGGATCGTCAAGCTGTCGTCGAACGGTTAATTGCTGGCGAAACCTCACTGCAGATCCCAGACGATCTCATCTTCGAGATACTCTTGAGATTGCCTGCTAAATGTATAGCCAGAGGTCGATGTCTATCGAAGCTCTGGGCTTCCATACTCGACCGTCAAGAATTCACGGATCACTACTTGAAAAGATCATCTGCTCGTCCTCAGCTCTTGTTCGCCTTCCAAGACCGCTGCAAGGTGTTCTTCTTTTCCGCACCTCAAGATGACAACTCGTCTCTGATAACCGCCAGTTATCATATGAGTTTCCCTGTTAATCGTGTCAAAGAAATATATAGTCCTATCAGTGGTTTGGTCTGCGTTAAAGATGAACGGATCTTAAAGGGGATGAAAACTCCAGTGACGGTGTGGGTGATATGTAACCCTAGCACGGGACAGTACTTCACTTTACCTAGAATGAAGACAAGGAATAATAAGTGTGATGTGAGAAGCTTTTTTGGGTATGATCCTGTTGAGAAGCAGTTCAAGGTTTTGTCAATGACGACACTTGCACATGGCAAAAGAGATCTGGCCATCTATAAGGAGCACCAAGTTCTGACATTACAAACTGGGAAACTCTCATGGAGGATGATTGAATGTGACGTACCCCATCATCATGGGATTAATTCTATATGCATCAATGGTGTTTTGTATTACAAAGCTAAGAACGGAGCTGATTCTTCTACCTATGGTAAGGATATTATAGTCACCTTTGATGTTAGATCTGAGAAGTTCGGGTTTATTGAAGTCGACAAACCTTTCATTCCAGTTCATACTCTGATAAACTTCAACGGTAAACTGGCTTCACTTGAATCTTACTCTTTTAATAGAAGAAGCCCAATTCATTTGTGGGTTCTAGATGACATAGAGAAAAATGAATGGTCCAAGCATGTTTACAAACTGCCTGCGTCTTGGGAGGATGTAGTTGGAGATGCCGACTTATACTGTGTTAAAGTGACTGCTTCAAATGAAGTTGTGTTGTCAGGGTACTATCAACGCTCTCCTTTCTATGTTTTCTACTACAGTCTTGAGAAGGAAACTGTCAGAAGAGTTGAAATCCAAGGAATGGAAGCGTTTAAGCATTTCCAAGTTTACACTTTTGTAGACCATGTAGAAGACGTCAAGCGTATGAAAGGTGTTTTAGGACTAGCTCTTAAGTGA
- the LOC106318281 gene encoding anthranilate synthase alpha subunit 1, chloroplastic codes for MSSSSMNVASMQPLSFSRRLAPSAASHVLSSSVTVTGYSRRSSPYAPSLRSIKCVSAPPEASIVTDTKKLADASKSTNLIPIYSCIFSDQLTPVLAYRCLVKEDDREAPSFLFESVEPGSQMSSVGRYSVVGAQPAMEIVAKENKVIVMDHKNGSMIEEYVEDPMEIPRKISESWNPDPQLVQDLPDAFCGGWVGFFSYDTVRYVEKRKLPFSKAPEDDRNLPDMHLGLYDDVIVFDHVEKKAYVIHWIRLDGSVPYEKAYSNGVQHLETLVAKLHDIEPPKLAAGNVNLQTRQFGPALENSNVTREEYKEAVVNAKEHILAGDIFQIVLSQRFERRTFADPFEVYRALRVVNPSPYMGYLQARGCILVASSPEILTKVKQNKIVNRPLAGTSRRGKTEVEDKRLEKELLENEKQCAEHIMLVDLGRNDVGKVAKYGSVKVEKLMNIERYSHVMHISSTVTGELQDDLSCWDTLRAALPVGTVSGAPKVKAMELIDELEPTRRGPYSGGFGGVSFTGDMDIALSLRTIVFPTASQYNTMYSYKDANKRREWVAYLQAGAGVVADSDPEDEHRECQNKAAGLARAIDLAESAFVKK; via the exons ATGTCTTCTTCCTCCATGAATGTGGCGTCGATGCAACCGCTGAGCTTCTCTCGCCGGCTCGCTCCCTCCGCTGCTTCTCACGTACTCTCTTCTTCTGTGACCGTTACTGGCTATTCCCGTAGAAGCTCGCCTTACGCGCCTTCTCTCCGTTCGATTAAATGCGTCTCTGCGCCTCCTGAAGCTTCAATAG TGACTGATACAAAAAAGCTGGCCGATGCGTCTAAGAGCACGAACCTTATACCAATATACAGCTGCATATTCTCTGATCAGCTCACTCCCGTTCTTGCGTACCGTTGTTTGGTTAAAGAAGATGACCGTGAAGCTCCTAGTTTTCTTTTCGAGTCCGTTGAGCCTGGCTCTCAGATGTCCAGCGTT GGTCGTTATAGCGTTGTTGGGGCTCAGCCTGCGATGGAGATCGTGGCAAAGGAGAATAAAGTTATTGTTATGGATCACAAGAACGGAAGCATGATTGAGGAATACGTTGAGGATCCAATGGAGATCCCGAGGAAAATCTCTGAGTCGTGGAACCCTGATCCTCAACTAGTTCAGGACCTTCCTGATGCGTTCTGTG GTGGCTGGGTTGGTTTTTTCTCGTACGACACAGTTCGCTACGTCGAAAAAAGGAAACTTCCATTTTCAAAGGCCCCTGAGGATGATAGGAACTTGCCGGACATGCATCTTGGTCTATATGACGATGTGATTGTATTTGATCACGTGGAGAAG AAAGCATATGTTATCCACTGGATTAGACTAGATGGGAGCGTTCCCTATGAGAAGGCATACAGTAATGGAGTGCAGCATTTGGAGACATTGGTGGCTAAGTTACACGATATTGAGCC GCCAAAGCTGGCTGCAGGTAACGTGAATCTTCAGACGCGGCAATTTGGACCAGCGTTGGAAAACTCAAACGTGACACGCGAAGAGTACAAGGAGGCTGTGGTGAATGCTAAAGAACACATACTCGCAGGAGACATATTCCAGATTGTGTTGAGTCAGCGTTTTGAAAGGAGAACATTTGCTGATCCCTTTGAAGTTTATAGAGCTCTAAGAGTTGTGAATCCAAGTCCATATATGGGTTATTTGCAG GCTAGAGGATGCATATTGGTAGCATCAAGTCCAGAAATTCTCACCAAAGTAAAGCAGAACAAGATAGTGAATCGGCCATTAGCAGGAACCAGCAGGAGAGGGAAAACAGAGGTTGAAGATAAAAGATTAGAGAAGGAGTTGCTAGAGAATGAGAAGCAATGCGCTGAGCACATCATGCTGGTTGATCTCGGCCGCAACGATGTTGGAAAGGTTGCTAAATACGGTTCGGTGAAAGTGGAGAAGCTCATGAACATCGAACGTTATTCCCATGTTATGCATATAAGCTCCACG GTGACAGGAGAGTTACAAGACGATTTATCTTGCTGGGACACACTACGTGCGGCTCTACCAGTGGGAACAGTTAGTGGAGCACCAAAGGTAAAAGCCATGGAACTAATCGACGAGCTGGAGCCTACACGGCGTGGACCATACAGTGGCGGTTTTGGTGGAGTCTCCTTTACTGGTGACATGGACATTGCTTTATCCCTTAGGACAATTGTTTTCCCGACAGCGAGTCAATACAATACGATGTACTCTTACAAAGATGCTAACAAACGCCGTGAATGGGTGGCTTATCTTCAAGCTGGAGCTGGTGTGGTAGCGGATAGTGACCCGGAAGACGAGCACCGCGAGTGTCAGAATAAAGCTGCTGGTCTTGCTCGAGCCATCGACTTGGCTGAATCCGCGTTTGTTAAGAAATGA
- the LOC106313531 gene encoding uncharacterized protein LOC106313531, giving the protein MGTPYNFRSWLDQPHMDPNTNLLTEEYARGIQEFMGVVQSQPEARTSKYLLCPCSTCKNNIRVKKMEVWSHLYLKGFTRGYKIWYLHGERFEYGSSSEPQTADRLDEPTTDVDFGIGTVQMVYDAYGENLPSGEEEGDRQEQPNVENFPCEEEGEREQPNLEARRFFEMLDAAKQPLYQGCKDGHSPLSSASRLMALKTDYNLAEECVDAIADFVKDVLPEDNLAPGSYYEVQKLVAGLGLPYQVIDVCIDNCMIYWRADENRERCKFCRKPRYQDTTGRVPVPYKRMWYLPLTERLKRLYQSERTAEPMRWHAEHLTNGEITHPSDAEAWKHFQSTYPEFASEVRNVYLALCTDGFSPFGKHGRQYSLWPVILTPYNLPPHLCMRREFLFLSILVPGPDHPKRSLDVFLQPLIYELQLLWEHGVHTYDVSRKENFQMRAVLMWTISDFPAYGMLSGWTTHGRLSCPYCQDNTDAFQLKNGRKTCWFDCHRRFLPHDHPYRKSKTLFTKNKRVFDSPPEEVSGKKLKEQLRDFGADRTPDVGGNGHEPIYGVGENHNWHKKSIFWDLPYWETHLLRHCLDVMHIEKNFFDNLMNTILDVQGKTKDNLKSRLDLVDICARPELHVDEHGKGPIPIYRLDATAKEEFFDWITHSVKFPDGYASSLRNCVDKSEGKFTGLKSHDCHVMMQRLLPFAFSALLPRNVHEATAGISAFFRDLCSRSLTSDGIRNLEVKIPVILCNLEKIFPPSFFDVMEHLAIHLAREAALGGPVQYRWMYLYERFMFHLKKKVKNLSKVEGSIVAQCINEETSNFAEYYFPSEVRTKSRRPARHDDRGERATYYVYVPNMFTQIGRHSGKSTDRILTVAEHAHLHTYLLTNCEDILEYESIYLAEMRLKYPDATEEQLEQLKQNNFATWLSDYVSHCLAIGHPPKDWLREIVCGPKFVAKSYPRYCTRGYAFRVLKENTVRRTIDCGVSSSSGDDVYYGNVREILEIQYPGMIGMRCIVFNCEWYDNVVGRGVSTDAFGVTSVHSRRRLDFYDPFILASQADQVCYIRYPRIRQRNDPWIVVMSINPRSRVQGVFDPLQQQLTEEDGEIGEFDEDNSDSSCSSSDNSSDGE; this is encoded by the exons ATGGGTACTCCTTATAATTTCCGTTCTTGGTTAGATCAACCTCATATGGATCCAAATACAAATTTACTTACGGAGGAATACGCACGTGGTATTCAAGAATTCATGGGGGTGGTTCAAAGTCAACCGGAAGCAAGAACAAGTAAGTATTTATTATGTCCATGTTCTACTTGTAAGAATAATATCCGTGTCAAAAAAATGGAAGTATGGAGTCATTTATATTTGAAAGGATTTACACGTGGTTATAAGATTTGGTATCTTCATGGAGAAAGATTTGAGTATGGTAGTAGTAGCGAACCTCAAACTGCCGATAGGTTAGATGAACCTACCACGGATGTAGATTTTGGGATAGGGACTGTTCAGATGGTATATGATGCATATGGAGAAAATTTACCGTCGGGTGAAGAGGAAGGAGATAGACAAGAACAACCCAATGTAGAAAATTTCCCATGTGAAGAGGAAGGAGAACGAGAACAACCCAATCTAGAAGCCAGAAGATTTTTTGAAATGTTAGATGCAGCTAAGCAGCCATTGTATCAAGGATGTAAAGATGGGCATTCACCTTTATCATCCGCAAGTCGATTGATGGCGCTAAAGACTGACTATAATTTGGCTGAAGAATGTGTGGATGCGATTGCAGATTTTGTTAAAGATGTTCTTCCTGAAGATAATCTTGCACCTGGCTCATATTATGAGGTACAAAAATTGGTCGCTGGTCTTGGCTTACCATATCAGGTGATAGATGTATGCATCGATAACTGCATGATTTACTGGAGAGCAGATGAGAACAGGGAGAGATGTAAATTCTGTCGGAAACCTCGTTATCAGGATACGACTGGAAGAGTTCCGGTGCCATACAAACGAATGTGGTATTTGCCGTTGACTGAAAGATTAAAGAGGTTATATCAGTCTGAACGAACAGCAGAACCAATGAGATGGCATGCTGAGCACTTAACAAATGGTGAGATAACACATCCTTCCGATGCAGAGGCGTGGAAGCATTTTCAATCAACATATCCAGAATTTGCATCTGAGGTAAGAAATGTGTATCTTGCATTATGCACAGATGGTTTCAGTCCATTTGGAAAGCATGGAAGACAATATTCATTGTGGCCGGTAATCTTGACACCTTACAACTTACCACCACATTTGTGTATGCGACGGGAGTTTTTGTTCCTCTCAATTCTCGTTCCCGGGCCAGATCATCCTAAGAGATCACTGGATGTGTTTCTTCAGCCATTGATATATGAGCTGCAATTATTATGGGAGCACGGTGTTCATACATACGATGTTTCGCGGAAAGAGAATTTTCAGATGCGAGCAGTACTTATGTGGACAATAAGTGATTTTCCAGCATATGGTATGTTATCTGGATGGACCACGCATGGGAGGCTATCATGTCCTTATTGCCAAGACAACACAGATGCTTTCCAACTAAAAAATGGTCGGAAAACGTGTTGGTTTGACTGTCACAGGAGATTTCTACCACACGATCATCCATATCGTAAGAGTAAGACATTGTTTACAAAGAACAAGAGGGTGTTTGACAGTCCACCTGAAGAAGTAAGTGGCAAAAAGTTGAAGGAACAATTAAGAGATTTTGGTGCAGATAGAACGCCAGACGTGGGTGGAAACGGACATGAACCGATTTATGGTGTAGGGGAAAATCATAATTGGCATAAGAAGAGTATCTTCTGGGATTTGCCCTATTGGGAGACTCATTTGTTGCGGCACTGTTTAGATGTCATGCATATTGAGAAGAACTTTTTCGACAATTTGATGAACACCATCCTTGATGTCCAAGGCAAGACGAAGGATAACTTGAAGTCAAGACTGGATTTGGTTGATATTTGTGCTCGTCCCGAACTTCATGTTGATGAGCACGGTAAAGGTCCTATTCCCATATATCGACTGGATGCAACTGCAAAAGAAGAGTTTTTTGATTGGATAACACACAGTGTTAAATTTCCAGACGGTTATGCATCAAGTTTGCGTAATTGTGTTGACAAAAGTGAAGGGAAGTTTACTGGCTTGAAGAGCCATGATTGTCATGTAATGATGCAGCGCCTCCTTCCTTTTGCGTTTTCCGCACTATTGCCACGAAATGTCCACGAAGCAACCGCAG GGATAAGTGCTTTCTTCCGTGATTTATGCTCGAGATCACTCACATCAGATGGTATCCGCAATTTGGAAGTTAAAATACCGGTGATCCTATGCAACCTCGAGAAGATATTTCCTCCATCATTTTTTGATGTTATGGAGCATCTTGCTATTCATCTTGCGAGAGAAGCGGCACTCGGTGGTCCCGTGCAGTACAGGTGGATGTATTTGTACGAACGGTTTATGTTTCATCTGAAGAAGAAGGTCAAGAATTTAAGCAAGGTGGAGGGATCAATAGTGGCTCAGTGCATCAATGAGGAAACCTCAAACTTTGCTGAATACTACTTTCCATCAGAAGTTCGAACAAAAAGTCGAAGACCTGCACGGCATGATGATAGAGGTGAAAGGGCAACTTATTATGTTTATGTGCCAAACATGTTTACACAAATTGGACGACATAGTGGAAAGTCAACGGACCGGATACTTACAGTGGCTGAGCATGCTCATTTGCACACATATTTGCTTACAAACTGCGAAGACATTCTTGAATATGAGAG TATTTACTTGGCAGAGATGCGCTTAAAGTACCCGGATGCGACAGAAGAACAACTCGAACAACTCAAGCAAAACAACTTTGCAACATGGCTTTCTGATTAT GTAAGCCATTGTTTAGCTATTGGGCACCCACCTAAAGATTGGTTACGTGAGATAGTTTGTGGTCCAAAGTTTGTTGCAAAGTCATATCCGAGATATTGCACACGAGGATATGCATTCAGAGTTCTTAAGGAAAATACTGTAAGGAGAACAATTGATTGTGGGGTTTCTTCGTCATCCGGAGACGATGTCTACTACGGTAACGTACGCGAGATTTTGGAAATTCAGTACCCGGGAATGATTGGCATGAGATGTATTGTCTTCAACTGTGAGTGGTACGACAACGTTGTTGGTCGCGGAGTAAGCACTGACGCATTCGGTGTTACATCTGTACATTCGCGACGACGACTGGATTTTTACGATCCATTCATTCTTGCTTCACAAGCTGACCAG GTTTGCTATATTCGTTATCCGCGGATTAGGCAAAGGAACGATCCTTGGATCGTTGTCATGTCAATAAATCCCAGAAGCCGAGTACAAGGAGTATTTGATCCACTACAACAACAATTAACCGAAGAGGACGGCGAGATTGGAGAGTTTGACGAAGACAATTCAGATTCATCATGTTCATCATCAGATAATTCCTCAGATGGAGAGTAG